CCGCTCGCCCAATCGGGCCGCGACAGCAGCGCGCCGGACAGCAGCGATTCGAGAATTTGCGCATGGATCTCGACGCCGGGAATCGTCGGCTGCAGCGGCGTCGCGCGAATATCGCCGAGGCCGACCGCGGTCGTGCCGATGAAGAGGATGCGCCCCTCTATCTCCTCGCGCGGCGCGCGCCCCTGCAGCGCCGCCGCCGCCGAGAGCGCGCGCTCCGGCGCTTCGGCGCCGTAACGCGGACGAATGTCGGCGCCGGCGCCGACCGCGATCTCGAAGGCGCCCACCTTTACCGCATTGACGCCGGTCTGGCGTCCGAAGGCCGTCTCGCCGCTGGCGTTGGACGAGCGGATGACGATCGTCGAGGCGCCCTGCGCGACGCGCAACGCCTCCAACGCGAGGGAGGGCGTGACGCCGCCGGGCCCGACGCCGAGCAGCGGAATGCGACGCGCGACGCCGTCGCGATCCGGCGCCCAATTGGTCGCGCCGAGCCCGCGCGCCGCCTCGGCGAGCTCGCCGATCGGCGCGACGACGCCGGGAAAATTCGCGAGGAAAGACGCCGGATCGTCGCCGGCGATGGCGACGCCCGCCTTTTGCGGCGGCGCGCGCTTCGAGCCGGCGCCCGAAAGCGTGAGGCCGAGCGCGACCGGCGCCGCCGCGATGGATTGCGCGAACAGCCGATCATTGGGAATGGCGCGGGCCACGGCCGCCGCGATCTCCGCCTTGGCGGGGCCGTCGGGCAATTGCCGCACGAAATGATCGAGGCTCGTCTGATCCGCTTCGGCGAAGACGATATCGAAGGCGATCGCCGCCGCGCCCGCCGCCGCGAGCTTGTCCACGAGCTCGGCGAGCCGGGATCGCGGCCAGGGCCATTGGCCGAAGGCGGAAAGGCTTTCCTCGTCGACCGCCACCACCCGCACCGGAAGGCCGGGATCATAGGGCCGCGGCGCGAGGCGCTGAAACGAATCGAAGACGAAATTGCGCAGATCGTCCAGCGCCGGCGGCTGCAGCCGGCCGATCGCGAGAACGGCCAGAGCGGCGGAGGCCGTCGCGAGGAGATAGGCCGGCCTGCGTCGCCGCGAGCGCTTCAATTACGCCTCCCCTGCGCATCCGCTGCGGGCGAGAGACCCCGGAACCAATTTCTTCGTCAAATCGCCTATAGAACAGGCCCGCCCGTATCGACGGGAGGGAGGTAATAATAACCGTCGATCGGCTCTTCGACGATCGGCGGCAAAGGCTGATGGTCGACGCTCGCTTTGCTACGCGCCAGCGCCTGGCCCGCCCAGAACGGACGCAGAGTGTCGAGCCCCGGCTGCTGATCGATCTCGGCGAGGCCGAGCGGCGGCCGCACGTCGCCCAATCCGAGCTCGGCCTCCTGCTCCGTCGGCGCGCGCTTGGCGCCGGCTCGCTGGCCGGGGGCGCTCGCGAGCCGGGCGGTCAGTCGGCGGATCGTCTCCACGCCGACGCTGATGGGATCGCCGAAAACGCCATCGGCCGAGACGCACAGGCCGACGCCCGGACGCGACAAGGTGCGGACGACTCCTCTCGCGGAGATGGTCAGTCTGCCATATTGGTCGACGATCAACGCGCCGCAGCCGGGCTCGTCGAGCACGATCAGCGCCGCGCCGCCGCGCACGCCGATCGTCGCCGAGGGAATACGCAGATTCGCGCCGCCGCCATGGCTGACGCCGCCGCCGACGAAGCGCAGCACGCCCTTGGCCATGGAGACGGCCTGCTCGCCGCCGGCGCCGCCGGAATAGACGAAACGATCGATCGTCACCTGGCTGTTGCGGCCGATCGACAGAGTCGACGTGTCGAGAAACACGATTTGCGCGCTGCCCTCGGCGCCCGTCTCGACGCGCTCGCGATCGACGACATCGGCGCCGAGCGCCAGCGGGCGCGCGGGACGCCCCGGAGGCGCGCTCTGCGCGCTCGAATTCACCGCGCCGACATTGCCGACGGGCTCGGCCTGCGCGGCGGCGGTCGCCGCGAGCAGGACCGCGATCGCGATAGATTGCGCCATTCTGGCCATCCGCCGTCCTCCTCGTTCAGAATCGCGCGACCGGCCCGAACCATACGGACAGATTATCCGTGCGGAAATTGGGCAGGTTCGACTCGTTGCGGGCATATTCGAAAGCGGCCGAGAGGCCGATCTCGCGTGTGATCGGCGCCTCGACCAGCACGCCCGCCGCCCAGCCGACGTCGCGCCGCGGCCGCCAGGGGTCGACCATCGGATCGACAGCGTCGAAAGCGAGCTGGAAAATGCGCCCATAGGGCGCGATCGACCATTTCCGCCCGAGCGAGGCCAGAGGCGGATCGAAATCGAGCCTCACCAGCGCCTGCTCCTCGATCTCGTCGAAAGATTGCGAGCGCAGCGCCGCATTATGGCGGGTGAAGGCGGTGCGCGTCTCGAGGCGCAACGCATCCGAAGGACGCCAGACGGTCCCGATCGAGGCGGTGACCGCGCTGCCGGTCGAAATAGCGCTCAGCGAGGCGAAGGGCCCACCGATGGAGACGCCGAGATAGCGATATTCGACGCCGGGCTCGATCGACAACGATTCGCCGAGCAACGGCAGGCGCGCGACGACGCCGGCGCCGCCCGAATTCAGAAAATTGCCGCCGCCGACATAAGAGGTGAGGCCGGTGACGTAAGGCTTGACGCTCGCGCCGGGAAGAAACTCCGCATCGAGCGCGAAGCGCGGCCCCGAGGAGAGGCCGAAGACGCCGACATTATAGCTCGCCACGTGGAATTGCTGCGTGGCGTAGCCCTTGAAGCGCGTCTCCAGCTGCGCCGACCGCTCGGCGTCGAGATCGGTGTCATTGGCGATGTCGACGAGCTCGAAAGCGTTGAAATCGGCGCGGCGCGGCAGCGGCGACAACACGCCCACGCCGCCGACGAGGAACAGCCCATTCGTCGGGAAGAAAGAGGCGTTGGATTGCGAACGCAGGCCGGTCTGCAGACGCGCCGACCAGCGGCTCGATTCGGTCTGGCGCTCGACATCCGGCAGCAGGGACTCGATCTGCGCTTTCTGCGCGGGGTCGAGATCGGGCGCCTCGAGCGCGGCGCGCAGATGCAGAGCCGCGGTCTGATAGGCGCCGAGGCGGGCGTAGAGCACCCCCAGCTCCTTGCGCGCCCGCGCCAGCGCCGGATTGAAGGCGATGAGACGCTCCAGCGCACCGATCGCCGCCTCGTGATCCCCGAGCTCCCGCGAAATCAGCACATAACGATAGGTTGCGTCATAGTCGGTCGGATGGCGCCGCAAATGATCAGAGAGCCGGGTCTGCTCCGCGCGCCCCTCCGGCTCGGCGGCCGCGGGCGCGGCGAAGAGAGCCGCCGCCCCGAGCAGGGAGACCGCGGCGGCCGTCTTTCGGAACATATCCAGCACGACATACCTCTCGGCAAAACATCGGAGCGCCGGCAATGGCGCAGGAAGAAAAGAGAAATTTCGCCGAAGGCGCGCTCAAGCTGACTCGAATCGCAGCCCGCGGCAAGCCGAGCCACCACGCGGCGGAAGAAAGCCCGCCGACTGTGGCCGATCCGTCACATCCCCCATCCGACCCCGCGCCT
This genomic window from Methylosinus sp. H3A contains:
- a CDS encoding FecR domain-containing protein, with product MAQSIAIAVLLAATAAAQAEPVGNVGAVNSSAQSAPPGRPARPLALGADVVDRERVETGAEGSAQIVFLDTSTLSIGRNSQVTIDRFVYSGGAGGEQAVSMAKGVLRFVGGGVSHGGGANLRIPSATIGVRGGAALIVLDEPGCGALIVDQYGRLTISARGVVRTLSRPGVGLCVSADGVFGDPISVGVETIRRLTARLASAPGQRAGAKRAPTEQEAELGLGDVRPPLGLAEIDQQPGLDTLRPFWAGQALARSKASVDHQPLPPIVEEPIDGYYYLPPVDTGGPVL
- a CDS encoding lipopolysaccharide assembly protein LapB, with product MFRKTAAAVSLLGAAALFAAPAAAEPEGRAEQTRLSDHLRRHPTDYDATYRYVLISRELGDHEAAIGALERLIAFNPALARARKELGVLYARLGAYQTAALHLRAALEAPDLDPAQKAQIESLLPDVERQTESSRWSARLQTGLRSQSNASFFPTNGLFLVGGVGVLSPLPRRADFNAFELVDIANDTDLDAERSAQLETRFKGYATQQFHVASYNVGVFGLSSGPRFALDAEFLPGASVKPYVTGLTSYVGGGNFLNSGGAGVVARLPLLGESLSIEPGVEYRYLGVSIGGPFASLSAISTGSAVTASIGTVWRPSDALRLETRTAFTRHNAALRSQSFDEIEEQALVRLDFDPPLASLGRKWSIAPYGRIFQLAFDAVDPMVDPWRPRRDVGWAAGVLVEAPITREIGLSAAFEYARNESNLPNFRTDNLSVWFGPVARF